One segment of Rosa chinensis cultivar Old Blush chromosome 6, RchiOBHm-V2, whole genome shotgun sequence DNA contains the following:
- the LOC112174875 gene encoding expansin-A25: MLAMSKFQNLFGAVTVFIIILSVQTMSNPIGESPDHDWHDGHATFYGDMNGSETMQGACGYGDLFQQGYGLDTAALSTTLFNNGLTCGACFEIMCVHDPQWCIPNAGTIKITATNFCPPNWAQGGWCNPPYDHFDLSMPMFTKIAQYKAGIVPVKFRRVPCAKTGGVKFELKGNPFWITALVYNVGGAGDVNAVRIKGSNSGWLQMSRNWGQVWQTSADLVGQSLSFQVTTSEDKTIDFDNVAPGNWQFGQTYEGNGNF; the protein is encoded by the exons ATGCTAGCCATGAGTAAGTTCCAGAACTTGTTCGGAGCGGTGACAGTGTTCATCATCATTCTTTCGGTCCAAACCATGAGCAATCCAATCGGCGAGAGTCCTGACCATGACTGGCACGATGGACATGCAACCTTCTACGGCGACATGAATGGAAGCGAAACCATgc AGGGGGCTTGCGGATATGGTGATCTCTTCCAACAAGGTTATGGTCTAGATACAGCAGCTCTAAGCACAACATTGTTCAACAATGGACTAACTTGCGGTGCTTGTTTCGAGATCATGTGCGTCCATGATCCACAATGGTGCATCCCTAATGCAGGCACGATCAAAATTACTGCAACAAATTTTTGTCCACCAAACTGGGCTCAAGGAGGCTGGTGCAACCCGCCATACGATCACTTCGACTTGTCCATGCCTATGTTCACAAAAATCGCGCAATACAAAGCTGGAATAGTTCCGGTCAAGTTTCGCCGAGTCCCGTGTGCTAAAACAGGAGGGGTTAAGTTTGAGCTTAAAGGAAACCCCTTCTGGATTACTGCTTTGGTTTACAATGTGGGTGGTGCCGGTGATGTTAACGCTGTCAGAATCAAAGGATCTAATTCCGGTTGGCTTCAAATGTCGCGCAATTGGGGCCAAGTTTGGCAGACCAGCGCAGACTTAGTAGGGCAAAGCTTATCATTCCAAGTCACTACCAGTGAAGACAAAACTATTGACTTTGATAATGTTGCACCAGGGAATTGGCAATTTGGTCAAACATATGAGGGGAATGGTAACTTTTAG